The DNA region AGTTCCTGCGCCACATCGAGCGCTGCCGCGTGCTGATCTATCTGCTGGATATGACGCCGGAGGTGGAGCCCTCCCCCATCAAGGCCTTTCGCATCCTCCATGAGGAGCTCGAGCGCCACAACCCCGAGCTCTCCGAGCGCCGCACGCTCGTGGCGCTCACCAAAATGGACACCGCCCCCGATGCGGCGCGCGTGAGCGAGGTGCGC from Chrysiogenia bacterium includes:
- a CDS encoding GTPase ObgE, producing the protein FLRHIERCRVLIYLLDMTPEVEPSPIKAFRILHEELERHNPELSERRTLVALTKMDTAPDAARVSEVREHFAKMDLPVFTISSVTGEGLDALLFATKEELARAREQAQAEEQEARDTNLIHE